The sequence below is a genomic window from Nicotiana tomentosiformis chromosome 6, ASM39032v3, whole genome shotgun sequence.
tcacaccttttagaagggtcaaagtttcttgcacgtgggtccacatgatttggaggaataggtgcaatcatgtcataatgctttaatttctcaaacacaCTTGTGTAGGACTCTCCTattggtgtaaaattatctttCTACCTTTGTTCCCCTCTATACCCCTGGCTTGGTTGTGGGTCATAgggaacttgaaaattttgtggAGGCTGGTGGAGATTTTGCGGTGCTGGTGCTCGCCTTCTGGGGTGTCTTGGTGGCTGGACAATATACTGAAATGGAGCAATAGAGTATTGTGGGTTCTGAGGTGGATAGTAGTGCTCAGGGGAATCATCGGAAACCTGATAAGGCTGCTCATACCTTCGAGATGTTCTCCTAGGACCTCTTCTCGACCTTATTGTCATCatggtttcttcatccttctcattcGTGTCACTAAAATTATCAGATTCAATCTTTACAGCCTGAGTTGCAGCTTTGAGAACtgcttgacttataattttgcctgtcttaaggccattctcaaccatttTCCCAATTTTGATTGCTTCCGAGAAGGATTTGCCCACTACagacatcatgttttgaaaataatctggctcttgagcctgaaggaagacagtgattagctcgtggtcatccatgggtggcttaactctagccgcttgctccctccatttaatggcatattccCTAAAACTTTTAGTTGGTTTCTTCTTCAAGTTTGAAAGGGAATTGCGATCTGGGGCGATATCGATGTTGTATTGGAACTGTTTGAcaaaggcttgggccatgtcatcccagacatgccagtgagaggtttcttgatccataaaccattcagaggctacccctgTCAGGCTTTCCCCGAAATAAGCCATTGCTAGTTCTTCTTTTCCCTCCACACCTCTTAGttgattgcaataccttttcagATGGGCTATGGGGTctccgtgtccatcatacttttcaaatttgggagtcttgaaaccaagtggcaaacgAACACCGGGGAACATACATAGATCCTTGAAGGCAATACTCTTCTGACACGTCGACCCTTGCAGGTTTTTCAACTTTTGTTCTAAGCTtttcactctttgggtcatttcttcTTGTGTCATCTTTCGGGTAGGCTTCTCAATCTTTGAAGGAAGAtcaaatagatacgagtggtacTCAGGAGAATGGTATTGTTCTTGATGGGTAGCAAATTGTGACTCATGACTTTTCTTTTGTACCACGGTTGGTTGTGGGATAGTGAAAACGGGCATAACAGCAGTGATTGTCTGATTGGTGGTCAATGGCACACTTTGGGAGCGCGCAACAGAAGTTTCAGCTGTAGTCGTACAGTTGGGATAAAGACTGAACCCAAATGGATAGGATCGATCAGACAATGAGACATGAGTGGTAGTAGTCGAGATGGGTGTGAATTTTGGGAAAACATAAGAAAGGGGTGGTCCTTGACCATTGGCCGATGCTCGACACATTTCAGTCATTTGTTGTTTCAGTATTCTATTTTCCTCAACCATAGTAGACTCTTGGTGAACCCTCTGACCCTGAGTCTCTTGACCACCCGTAACAGCTCTAATGTCAGTTGTCAATGACATCTTTCCTTTGGATCTTGTGTTGATGGCttaccacaaaccgaccacctcaaACTTTCATCTATGATTCAAAACAAGAGACACGTTAGAATGGACTCAGTCGGtccttattatcatcatcattttttattttatttttatttatttttttaaaattttggtcgatcgaacctgatgtgggttgcctacgtatcatgtgggaacatgaatcagaccATGCGTAGTTCgcgctgtcacacctcctttttctcgcgggggataagggagtttttccaattaaagtgacaatattcgaaatgagattatttattcgatcagagtcgccacttggaatagttgttatggtgtcccaagtcatcggtttattttaaatcccaaatcgaggaaattgactctattatTACGgttcgcgaacacagaagaccgggtaaggaattctgttaatccgggagaaggtgtgaggcactcccgagttccgtggttttagcacggtcgctcaactattaatgattggcctaattatctgatttattacacaTTTGAAACCTACTGTgcatttttacttttaaaaaatcgcttttagtatttatggaattcgtttgaacaagtcgcgatgtcgcacactcgtttgtttttgtacacattgtgaatcgcgtcacgtgaaacgcacccgcgacttacaacatatttatttttattattattagaagttgtggtcgagtcacatgaaatgcacactcgaattgggtATTATGCAtcatgaccatgccacgggaaccgtactcatagtcacgttgttttattattaatcgcgcctaaagtaaGCTACGATGTTTATGAATTGTTCATTCTCTAGGTTTCAGTTTATTGTGAAGGCCATAGGTTATGGAAATTCTTGTGGATAAAATATTTTGGAGAGACTTAACTAATATTTTCCGGAACATATGCAAACACTTGTTAATTACGGAAATGTGGGCtaacttttattatttaaatcGAATGTTAACGACCTAATTAGATAACCAAGGAAAAGAATGACCTAAGGCTCAAAATTGTACCAATTTCTATAAAATCGTTCACCTACAAAGCCCATAACATCATTATCATCCCAAATTTTTAACAAACTCAAATACCATGGCATTCATGCTAAAACTATCTTGAACATGACACAAATATTTAACTAGTCAAGGAAATGATCTTATAAACTAAGTAATCACAGTTGGATTCTTGATTATGACTAAGGAATGAACTAATGACTTAATTTAAGCCTTAAGTATTAAGATATGACTCGGAACCAAACAACCGAGATTTAATCCAAATATAATGAGATCTAGAAAAGTAGAACCTAATTGAACCTACGACCTCAATGGGATCTCAAGTTTTACAAAATGACACCAGATAGTATCCTTCTAGCAATTCCGACAGAACTTAATTTGAGAAAAATAATAGATAGGTATCATGCTATTCATACCACGTTGAAAATTGACGCCAAAATAGAAGTAAGAGTGGAAAGAATTGAACCTGCGATTGCTTCTTTTAAATGAGTAAAATCAGTGAATACAAAGATATGCTCGGACTAACTATGTGCACGACCCGACGACGGAATTCGATCAAAAAATTGCTAAAAATCAGGGACACTGACCGCGACCTTCGGCTTCGAACAACACCTTAATCGACCATCCAACCTCGAACAAAACTTTTTAAAAGCTAACCAGAATTCTGAGTGGAATTGCAACGTCAGTTTATGGTAAAAATGGTTTAAGGCATGGTGGAATTGGGTTCCTCTAGTCCTCTGTTTCTATCCATCTATGTGGACTGTGCGTCAAAATGAGAAGGAGAGTGCCGATTTTTGTGAATTCAATTGATGTTCTCTCCTCTAATCTAATCTAATATCCCCTTCATCTGATTCTCAGTTTTTTTAATCTACGGGCAGGCGAGGTGCGACGGCAAGAAGGGTCGTATCCGGGAGTGATGTCTCTCTCTGTGTGTTTTTAATGAAGAACTGCTGCCCTTTTCAAGGCGCTGCTGGTTCTTGTCCATTAGCTTATGATTTTTGGGTGTTAATTTGGTTTTCATATGGTAATGGGGAGTGGGTATTGGCCCTTGGATGAAAGTAGATCAATGGCTATGATTAAGGGATGAGTTTGATGGGTGAGAAAAGGATTTGGGCTAAAAGATATTGTGAAGAATGGGCCTTTGTCTTACTGGGCCACTAAAATTCGAAAATGAGCTCCCAAttggcccaaattcaattctttctcattgaataaaaataaaaatactatcaaaatatactaattaatcttagttagtaagaataaactattaaagtgaactatagattaaaaataaaaatatttttggtattttttaaatattataaatatcataaaatactaataagctaacaaaaatatataataagaaaagaaatattataaaactttttttgtttttttaaacttatgttttaaaattaaaactaaaagttgactgaaattctattaaaataaaaaataaataactattctttttttaaaatactacttttaaaagttgcgcgggtcaaaaattacgtgcttacagctgcccctctttgcttggaaatacGAAGAGTTTTCGGAGCAAAGAACACTAAGCAATGTATTTGGTTTATGACCCGACACTTATTCAAAACGAAACAAAGACGGACAAAAGATTGTGACCGAGCTCTAgtatctgagctgcctacatatccttggctataaaggaatcatgaCACATGTAGTTTAGAAGTGATGGAGTGTGTGGAGAGGATGAGAGAGTCGAGTGAGATaccgttccgtcgaggttccggtccgcgatcctgttattacatcaaaatcaaaaatgaaaaagactaactaagcctgccagctatgagttacaagattcctatctataagtcttctgaagcttgatcttgagtcttgaatggttcttcatgcagacttttgatttgaaccttgatgcttgctagctgcaggtgcagaTTCATCTCTTCAGCTTCTTCGGATCAAGACGGGACATGCAAAGCTTGCGatttcagtcatgtcttgagcagcccATATCTTTTCATCTGCTTCTACATTTtgaattcactttttttttttaattctggattgagacttcttcttttggtcatctcggactATCGACTTGCATTCTTGAAGCGAGCTTctgtacttctaacttgaattaaATTCTaaaatgacttccctcgttcttcaggtgggcgcctgcaactgacttgaaatttgaaatgaatttcctcgttctccaggtgggcgcctgctaatgaCTTAAAAATTGAAACAAATtacctcattctccaggtgggcgcctaatGACTTAAACCTtgaataaattccctcattctccaggtgggcgcctgctgactttaaaaacttaaaatgaattccctcattttccaggtgggtgcctgatgttgacttaacacttgaaatgaattccctcattctccaggtgggcgcctgatgttgacttaaaacttgaaataaattccctcgttctccaggtgggtgcctaatgacttacacttgaaatgaattccctcgttctccaggtgggcgcctgatgacttaaacttgaaataaattccctcattctccaggtgggcacctgtgACTGACtttaacttgaaatgaattccctcgttctccaggtgggtgcttgcagctttaaaatttgaaataaattccctcgttctccaggtgggcgcctgatgacttaaaacttgaaataaattccctcgttcgaTAGGTGGGCGCCtcatgacttaaaactgaaatgaattccctcgttctccaggtgggcgcctgatgacttaaaagttgaaatgaattccctcgttctccaggtgggc
It includes:
- the LOC138893284 gene encoding uncharacterized protein produces the protein MSLTTDIRAVTGGQETQGQRVHQESTMVEENRILKQQMTEMCRASANGQGPPLSYSQFATHQEQYHSPEYHSYLFDLPSKIEKPTRKMTQEEMTQRVKSLEQKLKNLQGSTCQKSIAFKDLCMFPGVRLPLGFKTPKFEKYDGHGDPIAHLKRYCNQLRGVEGKEELAMAYFGESLTGVASEWFMDQETSHWHVWDDMAQAFVKQFQYNIDIAPDRNSLSNLKKKPTKSFREYAIKWREQAARVKPPMDDHELITVFLQAQEPDYFQNMMSVVGKSFSEAIKIGKMVENGLKTGKIISQAVLKAATQAVKIESDNFSDTNEKDEETMMTIRSRRGPRRTSRRYEQPYQVSDDSPEHYYPPQNPQYSIAPFQYIVQPPRHPRRRAPAPQNLHQPPQNFQVPYDPQPSQGYRGEQR